A window of Variovorax paradoxus EPS genomic DNA:
GGTCGGGTCAGGGCTGAGTCGTTTGCAGCCGCGTAGCTCGCCCTACGACAGAGCGCGGGTTTGACCCTTGTCGCAGGGGTTGACGACTTTCCAGCGGTGGCCGCCCAGTCTTACCGCCAAGATAGAGCACCACTGGTAGGCTTTGCCGGGCATTGGCGCGACGCGGATTGCCTCGCGCTCGAGCACCTCGTCGAAGTCTGGCAGCGATCAGCCTGCTCAGCACTCTGAGGCAATGCGTTGCGTTCCTTGCGAATCAATGCCCGTGGCTAATTAGAGACGCCGTTCAGTCGACGCGCTCGCGCGTGGCCTTCGCCGCGGGCGTCTTCCTTGCGCCATTCCCACGGCGGCACCGGCTCGGCATCGTGCCACAAGCCGACGTGCTTGGCCTTCGCCTCGAACTCTGCGAACTCGTACTGCCCGCGCTCCTGCGGCGTCTGCTCCTTCGCATAGGCCCGGTACCACCAAGCCATGCCGACGGTGACCATGGCCAAGCCGGCATCGAGTGTCTTGGCTCCGTTCGGTGCCGAGGTTGGGCTCACCATCACCTTGCATACGCTGCGACCGTAGCGATCGACCTTGCCGCAGTCGAGTTGGGCGTCCTTCATGTAGACCAGGTCGGACAGCGCTTCCTTTGAGCGCTGGCCGAACGGCTGTCGCTTCTCGGGCGCGTCGATGCCGTTGAAGCGGACCTTGACTTGTTCGTAGCTGCCGGCGGGGCCGCAGCGCGCCGTGATGGTGTCGCCATCGCTGACACCCACGACGAGACACGTGCGGGGCCCGGCCTGGGCGGCAAGTGGCAGCGCGAGCAGGGCGCCGAGCAACAGCGCGCGGAGCGTCACGAGAGCGATACCTCCGACCCGTCGGCGGCGATCATCACACCTGGGGTGTTCTCGCTGATCTCCACCGGCACGCCCATGTGCTCATGGACGTCGGATTTCGGGCCACCAATGCCTGTACGCCGGGACTCAGCGTAGGCCGCGTGCTGGGCCGGGTTGAGGATGAACTTTTGCGGGTAGGCGTTGTTGTTCGCCTTCCAGTGGTTGATGACCCCTTCGGTCATCGAGAGATAGAGTCTTGCCATCGCCTGATGGTACCGGCGCGCTGCGCAGGCGCCGTAGCGCATCGCTTTGCTACTGACGTGCTGTTGTGGGGGAAGGCCACACGGTTCAGCTTCAGTTCGGCACCGTGAGAACGACCGCGCCCTGTTGGCACCGCTATAACGGCACCGCCAACGCTACAGAAGCGGACCGCCCTGGGCATCTATTTCCGCAAGAATTGCCGCGATGCCGGCCTCACTGATTCTGGGTCTCGTGTAAGGAGCGAAAGGTCGCTCGGCGGCGGCGCAAGCAATGAACGAAGAGTTAGGACCGAAGAAAGTCGCCAGGCCATCATGCAAGAATTGGGACTTTTGTTGCCAGCCCGGCGAGCCGTCGACCCGCCAGCCGACCTCGATGAACAAGCGCTCTCGCCGATGTGCCGTGGTGATTCCGCACCAAACACTGTTGAGGCCTTTCGTCTGAACGCATACGTACGGCCCTGGGCGATCAATTTCCATGTCACCGCAGTCGATGAACTGATCCGCAATCAGTAGTTGGTGGTCGAAGTATGCGACGTTGCCAACGACTATTTCAGTGGATTGAAGGGGCATTAGACGTTCTTCAAGAGATGGCAAAGCGCACCGGGCGAATTTGCAAGCGGTCTATGAAAAAGCCGCCTCATGGGCGGCGGGTCTGGTGCTATTTTTTGCTAGGGAGATCAAGATCAAGTTCGATAGTTGGTTCGGCTCCCCTGACTTCTTCAAACCTTTCAACAAACAGGAGTCTGGGTTTGCCGTTCTTGTCCATCTGGTAATTGCCATAGGCTCTTACATGGCGCCCCAGTAAAGCGCGCGCCTTCTCTGCGCTCAACTCGGGAACTACGCAACGCAGAGTACCGACACCCGGCACGCTCCTCAAGTGGATTCGTGTCTTATCTAAATCAGCCTCG
This region includes:
- a CDS encoding thermonuclease family protein, translated to MTLRALLLGALLALPLAAQAGPRTCLVVGVSDGDTITARCGPAGSYEQVKVRFNGIDAPEKRQPFGQRSKEALSDLVYMKDAQLDCGKVDRYGRSVCKVMVSPTSAPNGAKTLDAGLAMVTVGMAWWYRAYAKEQTPQERGQYEFAEFEAKAKHVGLWHDAEPVPPWEWRKEDARGEGHARARRLNGVSN